In Molothrus aeneus isolate 106 chromosome 3, BPBGC_Maene_1.0, whole genome shotgun sequence, a single genomic region encodes these proteins:
- the FAM161A gene encoding protein FAM161A: protein MYNSNQEYYLKLEELKNAHMETMAKLESMYQNKLYLKGVQALDKRNDTSPKCSRPTWDKSSYQPLNLHKSFSDSDLSDPLGSSASDVSAEELVFEENASEAGSSSFAKQQIEKMWDGFCLEDYMSHAKHSLPSSPACRKVHKKEKAWSPRVTVPKPFQMTIREAQKKEQNVKSKSQIELENHLLKKQLEEEAECQKKFRANPVPAAVFLPLYQDIVQRNEERRRSVRERSRLQLLATQKPFKFIERERQRHEARKMQLKDLSPPENKIKAFRAKPVPKCVYSADFRDKVKEEELCREIRIRMRAEELLRNSSVPNSRLALKETNKKKKHRSTEPKQMEHKLKIKSSIPDFELLHEKFQKRLLRQKKVKPLTVCEPFDLCTSYIPSKKDKILKDMQEDEEKLKETRWPFASPRRKPQSGAKPQLLGEGKSKPPKTTESTQRRLQALRNNEKQRRQEYLQELQEMEERVKQMPLLFERVTQKNARIAAEKYYSNRLRALGVCPEFVSKKGRAAKSLHFSPAGDFTSMAGRARITKVKAKKIQFLEEAAADSPQSEQSWEEEEEEKGKGVKTSTPDEQCSDLEDGGVLEPESSQHSDQGEEEEEEEEEGKADPSLGHSQEQEEEEEAKAGPSLDHSQEEEEEEEAKAGPSLGHSQEEEEEEEAKAGPSLGHSQEEEEEEEAKAGPSLGHSQEEEEEEEAKAGPSLDHSQEEEEEEEAKAGPSLGHSQEEEEEEAKAGPSRGHSQEEEEEEDESRPRSDESHEEEAQSDPEAEGAFQYEDEEYESDDSEEQASDEEGH from the exons ATGTACAATTCAAATCAAGAGTATTACTTGAAGCTGGAAGAGTTGAAGAATGCCCACATGGAGACCATGGCAAAACTGGAAAGTATGTATCAGAACAAGCTGTATTTAAAAGGAGTACAAGCCCTGGATAAGAGAAATGACACCTCTCCAAAGTGCAGTAG GCCAACTTGGGACAAGAGTTCCTATCAGCCTCTTAACCTGCACAAATCCTTTTCAGACTCAGACTTGAGTGATCCCTTGGGCTCAAGCGCATCGGACGTGTCTGCTGAAGAATTAGTGTTTGAAGAGAACGCCAGCGAAGCTGGATCATCCTCATTTGCTAAACAGCAGATTGAAAAAATGTGGGATGGGTTCTGCCTGGAAGACTACATGTCCCATGCCAagcacagcctgcccagctCACCAGCCTGCAGGAAAGTGCACAAGAAAGAGAAAGCGTGGTCCCCCAGAGTCACCGTGCCCAAGCCCTTCCAGATGACCATCAGAGAAGCTCAGAAGAAAGAGCAGAACGTCAAATCCAAGTCACAGATTGAGCTGGAAAATCACCTGCTGAagaagcagctggaggaggaagcagagtgTCAGAAGAAGTTCCGAGCCAATCCCGTGCCCGCCGCCGTCTTCCTGCCGCTGTACCAGGACATCGTGCAGCGCAACGAGGAGCGCAGGAGGTCGgtgagggagaggagcaggctccagctcctggctaCACAAAAGCCCTTCAAGTTCATTGAGCGAGAGAGGCAAAGGCACGAAGCCAGGAAAATGCAGTTAAAAGACCTTTCCCcacctgaaaataaaatcaaagcgTTCAGAGCGAAACCGGTCCCCAAATGTGTTTATAGTGCAGATTTCCGTGACAAGGTAAAGGaggaggagctctgcagggaaatCAGGATCAGGATgagagctgaggagctgctaCGAAATTCATCTGTACCCAACAGCAGACTAGCCTTAAAAGAGaccaacaaaaagaagaaacacaGGAGCACTGAACCAAAGCAAATGGAACACAAGCTCAAGATCAAATCGAGCATCCCCGATTTTGAACTCCTACATGAGAAATTCCAGAAACGCCTCCTGCGACAAAAAAAAGTGAAACCCCTCACAGTCTGTGAGCCTTTTGACCTTTGTACTTCATACATTCCCTCAAAAAAGGACAAGATCTTGAAGGACATGCAAGAGGATGAGGAGAAATTGAAGGAAACACGGTGGCCATTTGCGTCTCCGAGACGGAAGCCTCAGTCAGGGGCaaagccacagctcctgggagaGGGAAAATCCAAACCTCCCAAAACCACAGAATCCACCCAACGACGGCTGCAAGCCCTGAG GAACAACGAGAAGCAGAGAAGGCAGGAATATTTGCAAGAATTGcaagaaatggaagaaagagTAAAACAAATGCCATTGCTTTTTGAAAGAGTCACTCAG aaaaatgCCAGAATAGCTGCAGAAAAGTATTATTCTAACAGACTGAGAGCACTGGGGGTCTGCCCAGAGTTTGtttcaaagaaaggaagagcagCCAAATCTCTGCATTTCTCTCCTGCTGGAGATTTCACCTCCATGGCTGGCAGAGCAAG AATCACCAAGGTTAAAGCGAAAAAAATTCAATTCTtggaggaagcagctgctgacagTCCCCAGTCTGAGCAgtcctgggaggaggaggaggaagagaagggaaaaggtgTCAAAACCTCCACCCCAGATGAGCAGTGCAGTGACCTGGAGGATGGGGGTGTCCTTGAGCCTGAATCCAGCCAGCACAGTGaccagggggaggaggaggaggaggaggaggaggaaggcaaggCAGATCCATCGCTTGGTCATTCCCAGgagcaagaggaggaggaagaagcaaaaGCAGGCCCATCTCTGGACCATTcccaggaggaagaagaggaagaggaagcaaAAGCAGGCCCATCTCTGGGCCATtcccaggaggaagaggaggaggaagaagcaaaaGCAGGCCCATCTCTGGGCCATTcccaggaggaagaagaggaagaggaagcaaAAGCAGGCCCATCTCTGGGCCATTcccaggaggaagaagaggaagaggaagcaaAAGCAGGCCCATCTCTGGACCATTcccaggaggaagaagaggaagaggaagccaAGGCAGGTCCATCTCTGGGCCATtcccaggaggaagaggaagaggaagccaAGGCAGGCCCATCCCGTGGCCAttcccaggaggaggaggaagaggaggatgagtCCAGACCCAGGTCTGATGAGTCCCATGAAGAGGAAGCTCAGTCTGACCCTGAGGCTGAGGGTGCTTTCCAGTATGAGGATGAAGAGTATGAGAGTGATGATTCTGAGGAGCAGGCCAGTGATGAGGAAGGGCActga
- the CCT4 gene encoding T-complex protein 1 subunit delta — MPESAPGRAPAGAGGRAKGAYQDRDKPAQIRFSNIAAGKAVADAIRTSLGPKGMDKMIQDAKGDVTITNDGATILKQMQVLHPAAKMLVELSKAQDIEAGDGTTSVVVIAGALLDACSRLLQKGIHPTIISESFQKALDKGIEVLTNMAQPVELSDRETLLNSATTSLNSKVVCQYSSLLSPMSVDAVMKVIDPSTANSVDLRDIKIVKKLGGTIDDCELVEGLVLTQKVANTGVTRVEKAKIGLIQFCLSAPKTDMDNQIVVSDYAQMDRVLREERAYILNLVKQIKKAGCNVLLIQKSILRDALSDLALHFLNKVKIMVVKDIEREDIEFICKTIGTKPVAHIDQFTPDMLGSAELAEEVNLNGSGKLIKITGCTNPGKTVSIVVRGSNKLVLEEAERSIHDALCVIRCLVKKRALIAGGGAPEIELALRLNEYARTLKGMDSYCVRAYGDALEVIPSTLAENAGLNPISTVTELRNRHAQGEKTAGINVRKGGISNILEELVVQPLLVSLSALTLATETVRSILKIDDVVNTRG, encoded by the exons aTGCCCGAGAGCGCGCCCGGCAGAGCCCCCGCCGGGGCCGGCGGCAGGGCCAAGGGCGCCTACCAGGACCGCGACAAGCCCGCCCAGATCCGCTTCAGCAACATCGCCGCCGGCAAAG cTGTTGCCGATGCAATTAGAACGAGCCTTGGACCAAAGGGAATGGATAAAATG ATTCAGGATGCTAAGGGAGATGTGACAATCACCAACGATGGTGCCACCATCCTGAAACAAATGCAGGTTCTGCACCCTGCAGCCAAAATG TTAGTAGAGCTGTCAAAAGCACAAGACATTGAAGCTGGTGATGGCACCACCTCTGTTGTGGTCATTGCTGGAGCTCTCTTGGATGCCTGTTCCAGACTCCTTCAGAAAG GAATTCACCCCACCATCATTTCGGAGTCATTCCAGAAGGCTCTGGACAAAGGGATTGAGGTGCTGACCAACATGGCCCAGCCTGTGGAGCTCAGTGACAGGGAGACCCTGCTGAACAGTGCAACCACCTCCCTCAACTCCAAG GTCGTGTGTCAGTATTCCAGTTTACTTTCTCCAATGAGTGTGGATGCAGTGATGAAGGTGATTGACCCATCTACAGCCAATAGTGTGGACCTCAGAGATATTAAAATTGTTAAGAAGCTGGG GGGCACCATTGATGATTGTGAACTGGTTGAGGGACTCGTCCTGACTCAGAAGGTGGCAAACACCGGCGTAACCAGAGTGGAAAAAGCCAAAATTGGCCTCATTCAGTTCTGCCTGTCTGCTCCAAAGACAGAT ATGGACAACCAGATTGTTGTTTCTGATTATGCTCAAATGGACAGAGTGCTGCGTGAGGAGAGAGCCTACATCCTGAACCTGGTGAAGCAGATCAAGAAGGCTGGCTGCAATGTGCTGCTCATTCAGAAGTCCATCCTGAG GGATGCTCTCAGTGACCTGGCCCTCCATTTTCTGAACAAAGTCAAGATCATGGTGGTTAAAGACATTGAAAGAGAGGACATTGAGTTTATATGTAAG ACAATTGGAACTAAGCCTGTGGCTCACATTGACCAATTCACCCCTGAcatgctgggctctgctgagctggcagaggaggtCAACTTGAACGGTTCTGGGAAACTAATAAAG ATCACAGGCTGCACAAACCCTGGGAAAACTGTGAGCATCGTGGTCCGCGGATCCAACAAACTGGTGCTGGAGGAAGCCGAGCGCTCCATTCACGATGCCCTGTGTGTCATAAGGTGCTTAGTGAAGAAAAG ggctCTGATTGCTGGCGGTGGAGCCCCGGAGATCGAGCTGGCGCTGCGGCTGAACGAGTACGCGCGGACGCTCAAGGGGATGGACTCCTACTGCGTCCGTGCCTATGGGGATGCACTCGAGGTCATTCCCTCCACCCTGGCTGAGAACGCGGGGCTCAACCCCATCTCCACGGTAACAGAGCTCCGAAACAGACATGCCCAAGGAGAGAAAACTGCTGGCATTAACGTCAGGAAG GGTGGCATTTCCAACatcctggaggagctggtggtGCAGCCTCTGCTGGTGTCCTTGAGTGCACTGACCCTCGCCACAGAGACCGTGCGCAGCATCCTCAAGATTGATGATGTG GTGAACACTCGAGGATAA